In Pseudomonas poae, a single genomic region encodes these proteins:
- the ptsP gene encoding phosphoenolpyruvate--protein phosphotransferase, which produces MTTTQPLELLAPLSGVLLALDTVPDPVFASRVIGDGLCIDPTSQTLCAPLAGVISNIQDSGHAVSITDDHGVQVLLHIGLDTVNLAGQGFTRLVQEGQRVTAGQALIEFDADYVALNARSLLTLMLVVSGEPFTVLADDLVEVGQPLLQLSTSETIEAADEEEGDALFSKPLTLPNANGLHARPAAVLAQAAKGFNASIYLHKQTQSANAKSLVAIMALQTVHGDSLQVSAAGEDAEAAIAALVALLAQGCGETVAAPAAVVEPVLSTSVLKGVCASPGSAFGQVVQVTEPELNITETGAGEALERAALQRGLSAANGALQALQGKAAGSAQADIFRAHQELLEDPTLLEHAHKLLAEGKSAAFAWSSATAATVKVFQGLGNALIAERAADLADVGQRVLKLILGIEDSAWDLPERAILIAEQLTPSQTASLDTRKVLGFVTVGGGATSHVAILARALGLPAICGVPSQVLALVNGKQVLLDADKGELHLDPNLTEIEQLEAARKQQVQRRQRDVAQAFLPATTRDGHHVEITANVASLQEVEHSLTLGGEGVGLLRSEFLYLDRNRAPSPEEQAGTYIAIARALGTERNLVVRTLDVGGDKPLAYVPMAAETNPFLGLRGIRLCLERPELLREQFRAILASADFARLHIMLPMVSLLSELHVARQILEEEALALGLTELPKLGIMIEVPSAALMADVFAPHVDFFSIGTNDLTQYTLAMDRDHPRLASQADSFHPAVLRLIATTVKAAHAHGKWVGVCGALASEALAVPMLIGLGVDELSVSVPLIPTIKATVRELDLADCQIIARQVLGLEEAAQVREALRLYHAATVETSSVVEL; this is translated from the coding sequence ATGACCACAACTCAACCCCTGGAACTGCTCGCGCCGTTGTCCGGTGTACTGCTGGCGCTGGACACGGTGCCCGACCCGGTGTTCGCAAGCCGCGTGATCGGCGACGGCCTGTGTATCGACCCGACTTCGCAGACCCTCTGCGCGCCACTGGCCGGGGTGATCAGCAATATCCAGGACAGTGGGCATGCGGTCAGCATCACCGACGACCATGGCGTCCAGGTATTGCTGCATATTGGCCTGGACACCGTGAACCTGGCCGGCCAGGGCTTCACCCGCTTAGTGCAGGAAGGCCAGCGGGTGACCGCCGGGCAAGCGCTGATTGAATTCGACGCTGACTATGTGGCGCTCAATGCACGCAGTTTGCTGACGTTGATGCTGGTGGTCAGCGGCGAGCCGTTCACCGTGTTGGCAGACGACCTCGTGGAAGTAGGCCAGCCACTGTTGCAGTTATCCACAAGCGAAACCATTGAAGCGGCGGATGAGGAGGAGGGTGATGCGCTGTTCTCCAAACCACTGACCTTGCCCAATGCCAACGGATTGCACGCGCGCCCGGCGGCGGTACTTGCCCAGGCCGCGAAAGGTTTCAACGCGAGTATCTACCTGCACAAGCAAACCCAGAGCGCCAACGCCAAGTCGCTGGTGGCGATCATGGCGCTGCAAACGGTGCACGGCGATAGCTTGCAAGTCAGCGCCGCAGGGGAAGATGCCGAAGCGGCGATCGCCGCGTTGGTTGCGTTGTTGGCGCAGGGCTGTGGCGAGACGGTTGCGGCACCGGCTGCGGTGGTTGAGCCGGTGTTGTCGACGTCAGTCTTGAAGGGCGTGTGTGCCTCGCCGGGTTCGGCGTTTGGCCAGGTGGTGCAAGTGACCGAACCTGAGCTGAACATCACTGAGACGGGCGCAGGAGAAGCGCTCGAGCGTGCGGCTTTGCAGCGCGGTCTGAGCGCCGCAAACGGAGCGCTGCAAGCGTTGCAGGGCAAGGCCGCCGGCAGTGCTCAAGCGGACATTTTCCGTGCCCATCAGGAGCTGCTTGAAGACCCTACATTGCTGGAGCACGCCCACAAATTATTGGCTGAGGGCAAGAGCGCCGCCTTTGCCTGGAGCAGCGCCACAGCCGCCACTGTCAAGGTGTTCCAAGGCTTGGGCAACGCGCTGATCGCCGAACGTGCGGCGGACCTGGCGGATGTCGGCCAGCGTGTGCTGAAACTGATCCTCGGTATTGAGGACAGCGCCTGGGATTTGCCCGAGCGCGCGATCCTGATCGCCGAACAACTGACACCCTCGCAAACCGCCAGCCTGGACACCCGCAAGGTGCTGGGGTTCGTCACGGTCGGCGGCGGTGCGACCAGCCATGTCGCCATCCTCGCCCGAGCCTTGGGCTTGCCGGCCATCTGCGGTGTGCCGTCCCAAGTGCTGGCGCTGGTCAACGGCAAACAGGTCTTGCTTGATGCCGATAAGGGCGAGCTGCACCTGGACCCGAACCTGACCGAGATCGAGCAACTGGAGGCGGCGCGCAAGCAGCAGGTACAGCGACGTCAGCGCGACGTGGCACAGGCGTTTTTACCGGCGACTACCCGTGATGGGCATCACGTTGAAATCACGGCCAACGTCGCCTCGTTGCAGGAGGTCGAGCACTCCCTGACCCTGGGCGGCGAAGGCGTCGGCTTGCTGCGTTCGGAGTTCCTCTACCTGGACCGCAATCGCGCCCCTAGCCCCGAAGAACAGGCCGGCACCTATATCGCTATCGCCCGCGCGCTGGGCACCGAGCGCAACCTAGTGGTGCGCACCCTGGACGTCGGCGGCGACAAACCGTTGGCCTATGTGCCGATGGCGGCGGAGACCAATCCATTTCTTGGCCTGCGCGGCATTCGCCTGTGCCTGGAGCGCCCTGAGTTATTACGCGAACAGTTCCGCGCGATCCTCGCCAGTGCCGATTTTGCGCGGTTGCATATCATGTTGCCGATGGTCAGCCTGCTGTCCGAGTTGCACGTGGCACGCCAGATTCTGGAAGAGGAAGCGTTAGCACTCGGACTCACTGAATTACCGAAGCTTGGGATCATGATCGAGGTGCCGTCGGCTGCGCTGATGGCCGATGTTTTCGCACCTCATGTCGACTTCTTTTCCATCGGCACCAACGACCTGACCCAATACACCCTGGCCATGGACCGCGACCACCCGCGCCTGGCCAGCCAGGCCGACAGTTTTCACCCGGCGGTGCTACGCCTGATCGCCACCACGGTCAAGGCAGCCCATGCCCACGGCAAGTGGGTCGGCGTGTGCGGGGCGCTGGCGTCCGAAGCACTGGCGGTGCCGATGTTGATTGGTTTGGGGGTGGATGAGTTGTCGGTCAGCGTGCCGTTGATCCCTACCATCAAGGCCACTGTGCGCGAGTTGGACTTGGCTGACTGCCAGATCATTGCCCGCCAAGTGCTGGGCCTGGAAGAAGCCGCCCAGGTCCGCGAGGCGCTACGCCTGTACCACGCGGCCACCGTTGAAACCTCATCTGTCGTGGAGCTTTGA
- a CDS encoding NGG1p interacting factor NIF3, translating to MYKLAFFVPPSHVETVKTAVFAAGGGRIGDYDSCAWQVLGQGQFRALDGSQPFIGQVGQVEVVEEWKVELVVADALIVAVVAALKQSHPYETPAYEVWQLADFLIRRL from the coding sequence GTGTACAAGCTCGCCTTCTTTGTGCCCCCAAGCCACGTGGAGACGGTGAAAACCGCCGTCTTCGCCGCTGGCGGCGGGCGCATCGGCGACTACGACAGCTGCGCCTGGCAAGTGCTGGGCCAAGGCCAATTTCGCGCGTTGGACGGCAGTCAGCCGTTCATTGGGCAGGTTGGCCAAGTTGAAGTGGTTGAGGAGTGGAAGGTCGAGTTGGTGGTGGCAGATGCGTTGATCGTGGCGGTAGTGGCTGCGTTGAAGCAGAGCCACCCGTACGAAACACCGGCGTATGAAGTGTGGCAGTTGGCGGATTTTTTGATTCGCAGGCTGTAA
- the nagA gene encoding N-acetylglucosamine-6-phosphate deacetylase → MSEDNILTPHGWIRGRLVHEHGKVIAIEGTPCDPADNDLPYLLPGFIDLHVHGGGGADIMEGIDAFETITRTHVRFGTTSLLATTMTAPVDEISRVLGQLGSFCEQRPTGSARVLGVHLEGPYINPGKLGAQPNFAHTALMAEVEAYLRLAPIRVITIAPEIAGHDALIRTLSERGVRMQIGHTLGSYEEGVAALAAGATSFTHLYNAMSPLHHREPGIVGAALAHAQYAELIPDLLHVHPGAMRVALRSIPCLYCVTDSTAAAGMPDGEYKLGSHTVTKCLGGVRLADGTLAGSTLTMDQALRNLVKIGLPISEASQRLSQFPADYLGLEERGRLQPGSFADCVRLDRSLTLTDVMVEGETIDFKNA, encoded by the coding sequence ATGTCCGAAGACAATATCCTCACGCCCCACGGCTGGATTCGCGGCCGCCTGGTGCACGAACACGGCAAGGTGATCGCCATCGAAGGCACGCCGTGCGACCCGGCCGACAATGACCTGCCTTACCTGCTGCCGGGCTTTATCGACCTGCACGTACACGGTGGTGGCGGCGCAGACATCATGGAGGGCATCGATGCCTTCGAGACCATCACCCGCACCCATGTGCGTTTCGGTACGACGTCGTTGCTGGCCACCACCATGACAGCACCGGTGGACGAAATTTCTCGTGTGCTAGGCCAACTCGGCAGTTTCTGCGAGCAACGCCCGACCGGCAGCGCCCGCGTACTTGGCGTGCACCTGGAAGGCCCCTACATCAACCCCGGCAAACTCGGCGCCCAGCCCAACTTCGCCCACACCGCACTGATGGCAGAAGTGGAAGCCTACCTGCGCCTGGCGCCGATCCGCGTGATCACCATTGCGCCAGAAATTGCCGGCCATGACGCCCTGATCCGCACCCTCAGCGAACGCGGCGTGCGCATGCAGATCGGCCACACCCTGGGCAGCTACGAAGAAGGCGTCGCCGCCCTCGCCGCCGGAGCCACCAGTTTTACCCATCTGTACAACGCCATGAGCCCGCTGCATCACCGTGAGCCCGGCATCGTCGGCGCCGCGCTGGCCCACGCCCAGTACGCCGAATTGATCCCCGACTTGCTGCACGTACACCCCGGCGCCATGCGCGTGGCGCTGCGCTCGATCCCGTGCCTGTATTGCGTCACCGATTCCACCGCCGCCGCCGGCATGCCCGATGGCGAGTACAAGCTGGGCAGCCACACCGTGACCAAATGCCTAGGCGGCGTGCGCCTGGCCGACGGCACGTTGGCGGGCAGCACGCTGACCATGGACCAGGCGCTACGCAACCTGGTGAAGATCGGCCTGCCCATCAGCGAAGCCTCACAACGCCTGTCGCAATTTCCTGCGGACTACCTGGGCCTGGAAGAACGCGGCCGCCTGCAACCCGGCAGCTTCGCCGACTGCGTGCGCCTGGACCGCTCCCTGACACTCACCGACGTAATGGTCGAAGGAGAAACCATTGACTTCAAAAATGCTTGA
- a CDS encoding PTS N-acetyl-D-glucosamine transporter yields MYQHFIEGLQRLGRALMLPIAILPIAGLLLRLGDTDLLNIAVMHDAGQAIFANLALIFAIGIAVGFARDNNGTAGLAGAIGYLVMISTLKVMDTTINMGMLAGIASGLMAGGLYNRFKDIKLPEYLAFFGGRRFVPIVTGFSAVGLGVIFGLIWPPIQHGINSFGVLLMESGSFGAFVFGVFNRLLIVTGLHHILNNMAWFVFGSFTDPVTGAVVTGDLTRYFAGDPKGGQFMTGMFPVMLFGLPAACLAMYRNALPERRKVMGGIFLSMALTSFLTGVTEPIEFAFMFLAPFLYLIHAVLTGLSMAVTNMLNIHLGFTFSGGFIDMVLGWGKSTNGWLVFPVGLAYAVVYYSVFNYCIRRFNLKTPGREDIPVVQAEVMTDNQRASAYIRALGGASNLLSVGACTTRLRLDMVDRNKAVDADLKALGAMAVVRPGNGGSLQVVVGPMADSIADEIRLAMPSFVASAPVAVTPVDKPVAVNVQEAEKWLKALGGRGNVRQLEAVAMTRLRVELGDDSVLSEADLTALGCQGLSQLDSGVWHLLIGDKASGLGEALGRLVSGHEVGARV; encoded by the coding sequence ATGTACCAACACTTTATCGAAGGCCTGCAACGCCTCGGCCGTGCGCTGATGCTGCCGATTGCGATCCTGCCCATCGCCGGCCTGTTGCTGCGCCTGGGCGATACCGATCTTTTGAACATCGCGGTGATGCACGATGCCGGGCAGGCGATCTTCGCCAACTTGGCACTGATCTTCGCCATCGGCATCGCCGTGGGGTTTGCCCGCGACAACAACGGCACCGCCGGGCTGGCCGGTGCGATCGGTTACCTGGTGATGATCTCCACCCTCAAGGTGATGGATACAACCATCAACATGGGCATGCTCGCCGGTATCGCCAGTGGTTTGATGGCGGGCGGGCTGTACAACCGCTTCAAGGACATCAAGCTGCCGGAGTACCTGGCGTTCTTTGGTGGGAGGCGGTTTGTGCCGATTGTCACCGGGTTCAGCGCGGTTGGGCTGGGGGTGATTTTTGGCTTGATCTGGCCGCCGATCCAGCATGGCATCAACAGCTTCGGTGTGTTGCTGATGGAAAGCGGCAGCTTCGGCGCGTTTGTGTTTGGTGTGTTCAACCGCCTGCTGATTGTCACTGGCCTGCACCACATCCTCAACAACATGGCGTGGTTTGTGTTTGGCAGCTTTACCGATCCAGTTACCGGCGCGGTGGTAACCGGCGACCTGACTCGCTACTTCGCCGGCGACCCGAAAGGCGGCCAGTTCATGACCGGCATGTTCCCGGTGATGCTGTTCGGCCTGCCTGCCGCGTGTTTGGCGATGTACCGCAATGCACTGCCGGAACGACGCAAGGTGATGGGCGGGATTTTCCTGTCGATGGCGCTGACCTCGTTCTTGACCGGGGTGACTGAGCCAATTGAATTCGCCTTCATGTTTCTCGCGCCGTTTCTGTACCTGATCCATGCGGTGCTGACGGGCCTGTCGATGGCTGTCACCAATATGCTGAACATCCACCTCGGGTTTACCTTCTCCGGTGGGTTTATCGACATGGTGCTGGGTTGGGGCAAATCGACCAATGGTTGGTTGGTGTTTCCGGTGGGGTTGGCGTATGCGGTGGTCTATTACAGCGTGTTCAACTACTGCATTCGCCGGTTCAACTTGAAGACGCCAGGGCGTGAAGATATCCCAGTGGTGCAGGCTGAGGTGATGACTGATAACCAACGTGCCAGTGCGTACATCCGGGCGCTGGGCGGTGCTTCGAACCTATTGAGTGTCGGTGCCTGCACCACTCGCCTGCGGTTGGACATGGTTGATCGCAACAAGGCAGTGGACGCGGACTTGAAAGCGCTGGGCGCAATGGCCGTCGTACGGCCGGGTAATGGCGGGAGTTTGCAAGTAGTCGTCGGGCCGATGGCCGACAGCATTGCCGATGAAATTCGACTGGCGATGCCTTCGTTTGTTGCCAGCGCGCCGGTCGCGGTTACGCCGGTGGATAAGCCGGTTGCGGTGAATGTGCAGGAAGCCGAGAAATGGCTGAAGGCGTTGGGTGGCCGAGGGAATGTGCGCCAGTTGGAAGCGGTGGCGATGACCCGGTTACGCGTGGAACTGGGGGATGATTCGGTGTTGTCTGAAGCTGATCTGACCGCGCTGGGCTGCCAGGGCCTGAGCCAACTCGACAGTGGTGTTTGGCACCTCTTGATTGGTGACAAGGCATCGGGGTTGGGTGAGGCGCTGGGGCGACTGGTCAGTGGCCATGAAGTCGGCGCCAGGGTTTAG